The stretch of DNA agatttcggtttgatgTCATTTTCACAATTAAAATAAACTGTACACACTGCAAACAAGCAAAAAATGACACCCGAAGTCCCCTAAAGGTCGCCACGATTTATTCTGCCAGGTGCTACACAGGAAGTCGCATCGAGCATGCGCTACATACCAAttacaaagggagacaactgcgCTTCTGGGAGTAGCACACCATCAATATTATGTCATTTGATATCGTATATCTTTATACTTTCTTGTCCCTTTCTTTATTTTGTCTCTTACTTTGATCGCTCCTCTATCGTTTGAGACCATCTGCATATCTGTATCTTGACAATTAAGCTCACAATGACAGGTTTCTGGacacacactaaaatccggatttcagacctcaattttgacttatttgagtatgttcaaaggtgatttgtgatGTCACTAATGCGATGACAGAATCGATCATTATTGACATGACGTTATATAGTGATGAAAatctagtatttagttttcgAGGGTCTCAatggggctccagaagggtgtATGAAGTGGGACAAATgcataattacgcataaatacgttacggccgtccaaaggatataAACTTCTGGTAGTCAGTATtcataaaatttacaattacaTTATTAAGAAGGCAACAAGCAAGTTGAAACACAGTTACATGTACCTAATCCTTCCATTTACCCGCAAAGACATATTTAAACACTTCTAATTCAAAGACTGCACTACATGTAGTTCAATGTGAATATTCAGGGTACAACAGCTAGGGCCCAGTTTCagcaaaatttcaaaacttaaaggAATTCTTTAACTGAACTTTTTCTGCACAGGAAAGCGTTACAATAGTCAATGAAAGTTCCTTTATCTCTGTAACgcttttctatggagaattttaaatTATGTTGAAGAATTCTTCAAAATTAAGAAATGTTGATTGAACTGGGCCCATGTAGACAAATACCTCCCCCTTGTAGACAAGTTACCTACCCTTTAAGTCCCATAAAGAAGTAGAGGGAGCGAGGAAGGATGATCATTTTCTGGTTACAGAGGACGGCGTCTACGATTCTATTGGCTGCAAAGTCTGGTTTGAGGATTGGCAGTAACCATGGCACCCTGGGGAAATAAAAGGGAAAACATAATAAGGTTAAATACCACATTATTGGTCTGTTCAACATGCCATACGGCTATATcgtaaatatcatatttaatatactTGTGTAATAACACAATTGTAACATCACAGccaataatgatgtcataatcaaaatatgatgtcacacaTTCGTCTCCGTAGACAAAAATGTCCAATTCGAGACAGATTTCACCACTGTTTaagttttatgaattttttcATAATAACTACAGTTATGTGATACATGaaatcttacactcatggctatGTAACATAAAATCTCACACTCATGGCTATGTAACATAAAATCTCACACTCATGGCTATGTAACATAAAATCTCACACTCATGGCTATGTAACATGAAATCTCACACTCATGGCTATGTAACATAAAATCTCACACTCATGGCTATGTAACATGAAATCTCACACTCATGGCTATGTAACATAAAATCTCACACTCATGGCTATGTAACATAAAATCTCACACTCATGGCTATGTAACATAAAATCTCACACTCATGGCTATGTAACATAAAATCTCACACTCATGGCTATGTAACATGAAATCTCACACTCATGGCTATGTAACATGAAATCTCACAACTCATGGCTATGTAACATGAAATCTCACACTCATGGCTATGTAACATGAAATCTCACACTCATGGCTATGTAACATGAAATCTCACACTCATGGCTATGTAACATAAAATCTCACACTCATGGCTATGTAACATAAAATCTCACACTCATGGCTATGTAACATAAAATCTCACACTCATGGCTATGTAACATGAAATCTCACACTCATGGCTATGTAACATGAAATCTCACACTCATGCTATGTAACATGAAATCTCACACTCATGGCTATGTAACATGAAATCTCACACTCATGGCTATGTAACATGAAATCTCACACTCATGGCTATGTAACATAAAATCTCACACTCATGGCTATGTAACATGAAATCTCACACTCATGGCTATGTAACATGAAATCTCACACTCATGGCTATGTAACATAAAATCTCACACTCATGGCTATGTAACATAAAATCTCACACTCATGGCTATGTAACATGAAATCTCACACTCATGGCTATGTAACATGAAATCTCACACTCATGGCTATGTAACATGAAATCTCACACTCATGGCTATGTAACATAAAATCTCACACTCATGGCTATGTAACATAAAATCTCACACTCATGGCTATGTAACATGAAATTcagtaaattctttaaatcattTGATGCCACTCGCTTATAAGCTTGTGgtacatttaaatattgaacttCATATAACTGTAGAACACTTTTATAATGATCACGCTTACCTACAATGAATTCACGGTTATAATGTAGTAATTCCTATTATTTGGGTTCCCAAAGATGTACATAATATCTGTATAACGaactatgtttataacaaagtaattttgttgGTCTCCAGAGgatcttaaagggacaattcattctacgagaacatttaaatttgtatatatatcggaaaacccccagttctaatggaaattagatcagtcggtttcactgtgatatgtcagaaaatcccatggtggtgaaatgcgtgtgaaatgttcaaactcactcgctgtccgccattacacattgtggtcgaatatcttgtatgccgaacccagtcccttgctcgtagagtaatgctacttttgtctagaactgctcaaatcgctctgacagaagtgtgtttaccttattaggtgaattgttttgcctaaaaaatcattacgGTAAACCTCCGGTTAATTCGAACCgccggatagttcgaacacacaattttttccagaaaaacggtaattttttagctagtgatagtttgaacactgactttttataatcaatcctATTTCAGATAGTTCGAACACGTCAAATTATGAACGTAAAAGTAAGATCAGCGCAATGGAGTCCCTAAATATGGcgatatattttgcatattgcaacagttttgatgtttggaataaagattgtataaatgatcattatTATAATGACCATACGACAGATACgtaatgaacattttaagccataaatacaaattattcaTGCCGATATATCGTACACAAAGCAGCAAGGCCAAATGTTTAATCTTAGGCCCcgacaatgtatatttaaattcgCTGTACCTGATGGAAACACGTGGAAGAAATCGCCAATGTTTGTTAAGTCCAATCTAGATATGGAAATCAGTTTAAGTCgacattaaaatattcattcaatCTATCTTTAATCACCCAATCAAGGTGTTAAATTACCTGTAAACACGTGCCTCACGCTGGCTTGGACAGGCCAGTTACGAGGTGCACAGCGAGCATCAAAAGCCAGCCGCTGGGTCACAGCAAGTGAGTGTGATTACATATTCAGCTCCAGCCAAAACAATCCACGTGTTGGGTAATTGAAGAATAGATACGCAGCTTTTCATTAGGTTAACTAGTTACGTAATTTTAGAAGCAGACAATATGCAACCGGGTTTTGGACAATCTGACAGTCACAGTGCgattgtgacctaattttacgaaatgaatgtaaacaaatattttcaacagcAGTTTCGTAAATGCAACCAGATTTTCTTTactaaaaaagtaaataaataaatttacgtttgttacgaaatataacaaagatcttactagattttctgtggtttaaataaagtttctatCCCAGTTAATGGACGTCAATGTAAATTATATAGACCGCGATCGTGAACGGTGCTGTTTGGGGCCTTGTCCACGTGCACATATGCATGCGGCTTCTGCtacgcaattaattataaattcacCAATTAAATGCTCATGTTTACGAGAAAATGATTGAATATAATATCTTCAGGAAACTAAATACTTTCCCTATAGATTTTCTGCCTTACATTGCTTATGCCAGGTACGGTACATCGGTACTCAAAACTGGTTTTTACTGATTTCACTTGGATAGTTCGAACTCACGACTTTTTCCCGAAGCTTAATTTCGGATAATTTGAACTGgtccatcaatatttatttaattttgttcgaaCTAACCAAAGGTTTACCgtatatcacctccacagtggttatgtagttcatttgtttaacgtgcgtgactttggctcgggtatgggtacagcgtacatattgtacctgcttaatcgtattgatcaacgaattgtaattacaacagtatcaattaaaatactaaataatgacgtggaatttgtcaatatcttatgttatatgtttcataagaaatgtagaacaatacatttatgccatattttgcttcttagttatgtaaaagaataagcctgagtgaattgtccctttaataaccgtgttttattgtatataggCCGTCATTTTATAAAGATGaagtaaaatgttgaaaataaacattctaATGTTACCTCGTCTTACAGCCAGCAAACATGCCGGTTGATATGTAGAAGGGGCAGACAACTGTAGTATGAACTCCGTCCTTTCCTTGCATTTCCATCTCGAATCTGAGTGACTCGTCAAAGCCGACAGCTCCAAATTTACTGGCACAGTAGTCACAGAGTCCATTTACACCAAGTAATCCTGCCGAACTGGCGATATTTACAACATGGCCGTGGTTACGCTCAACCATCGCAGGTAGAAACGCTTTACATGTCTGTGggaaattatcaaatatttttttaataattaatacaaCTCATGTAAAGCTGAGGTATAGTTGCTACAccattttaattgaaattatagGACATTATGACAACACTTACTCATTAACCCTTGAACACACATTTGGACTATTCTACTTAGAGAACTGGAATAGTTCATGATAAAATTCCAGGGGTGAATGGGAATTTACAGTGAAACTTACCCAGAAGTGAGCTAATGTGTTGACCTCAAACGTTTTCTGGATCATGCTGTCCGAAATCTTTAGGAACTTATTACCGGACACGATTCCCGCATTGTTTACTAAGATATCAACATCTCCGATATCCTGCTTTACCTGGAATAATAGAGAgcaattaatatattattagGAATCTAATCAGGTAAATTAATGTTAGCACAGACACAAATGATTTATACAACGAAACCTGTGTAGGGTAATTTTTACCATGGTTTGACCACTACAATACTTCTCTAGCTCCAACCTCAACATTATAGAGAGGGGCTAACAAAGTGACGATTGAGTGTTATTTCCTTATACATTCAAATAAGGGTTATAGCTATAAGAGAATTATACTATCATACAAGTATATAATTAATAACAGAGATACGTACCTTGAGATAATTTTaggtattaatatatatttctgaataAAACATTgggttaattattttcatatatatttgtattaatgcATTTGAAATTGACAACGCCAAATGTCAGAGATTTACTGACCATCATTACAACAATTCTGAAGATTAAAGACATTGTGCAGACGTTGCTTTCACGAACAAGGTGATCATCTTCGCTGACAAGGGCAGAAAACTCTGTTTAGCTAGAGATTTTAATGACTGGGACTTGAACTGATAGACAGCCGTCA from Argopecten irradians isolate NY chromosome 15, Ai_NY, whole genome shotgun sequence encodes:
- the LOC138309388 gene encoding epidermal retinol dehydrogenase 2-like, translating into MADYMELVKETILMILSIIYYWLKAIVLTFVPTSLQAKDISGETVLITGAGCGIGRLMSVRFAKLGCRLVLWDIDPKGNEETARQCKAEGASARTYTVDLSKREDIYRVAGEVKQDIGDVDILVNNAGIVSGNKFLKISDSMIQKTFEVNTLAHFWTCKAFLPAMVERNHGHVVNIASSAGLLGVNGLCDYCASKFGAVGFDESLRFEMEMQGKDGVHTTVVCPFYISTGMFAGCKTRVPWLLPILKPDFAANRIVDAVLCNQKMIILPRSLYFFMGLKGIIPTKVLSILCLYFGASNSMDEFKGRDGKQD